In one Silene latifolia isolate original U9 population chromosome 10, ASM4854445v1, whole genome shotgun sequence genomic region, the following are encoded:
- the LOC141607804 gene encoding uncharacterized protein LOC141607804: MFCIVKKLKALKNVLKDLNKECYSDIEVKTEEAELTLAEIQSHIMGDPMNPSLITREREAMENLRVLTKAKYSFLQQKAKIKWTDDGDINSAYFHANIKKRCIRNTIIQIEDQQGNVCTDNQSIQDAFLEYYNGLLGSRKVKQMVFSIPIDKASGPDWYSSGFFRDSWDLIGSDVVDVVQDFFNTG; this comes from the exons ATGTTTTGCATTGTTAAGAAACTGAAAGCCTTAAAGAATGTGTTAAAAGATCTGAACAAGGAATGCTATTCTGATATTGAAGTCAAGACTGAGGAGGCAGAACTGACTTTAGCTGAGATTCAGAGTCATATTATGGGTGACCCTATGAATCCTTCTCTTATCACCAGGGAGAGGGAAGCTATGGAGAATCTTAGAGTTTTGACCAAGGCCAAATATAGTTTTCTGCAGCAGAAAGCCAAGATCAAATGGACTGATGATGGGGATATTAATTCTGCTTACTTTCATGCCAACATAAAGAAAAGATGCATCAGAAATACTATTATTCAGATTGAAGATCAGCAAGGGAATGTATGTACTGATAATCAGAGTATTCAGGATGCATTCTTAGAGTATTATAATGGACTCCTTGGTAGTAGAAAG GTCAAACAGATGGTCTTTTCCATTCCTATTGATAAAGCCTCTGGTCCAGATTGGTATTCAAGTGGATTTTTTAGGGACTCCTGGGATTTGATTGGAAGTGATGTGGTTGATGTTGTTCAAGATTTCTTTAATACAGGTTAA